A single region of the Salicibibacter cibi genome encodes:
- a CDS encoding sodium:solute symporter family protein, which produces MTDSITIYSWIFMALFIGMMLVLGWVGMKKTNTADDFATARSSYGPFTIALVIAAGISSGSTFMGMPGLAYDIGTPSLWYPLLYPIATVIGMVFVAKVIKKYGDKYGTRTIPEFIGERYQSDFLRIALTIISILLIFYVVSQFVAAATMFQTMMGVEYETGLIITGVVLSIYVFMGGSHSDIMTDAIQGFLMLVVAVVVFFSFVGSVGVDGGFGDMLSTIDEEKPQGGFNQLFLPGDDTYGSFWLVALLFIAHLPFAIQPHLGNKFMAVKSGRDLKKLIMYCTVIATILPLMALGGMHGIAVIGSDAGINPDQIIPVLFSEIFPPAIAAFFAVAVLSAVMSTSDGLVVSITQLFANDLYRKTIVPRIKITKEKAERNELLISRYSTFVVIIAAVIVGWTPPEYLSIFMWIGIGGIMSATAGPIIVGALWKRSTKQAAVSSLLAGNIVYWIVYLPFGFDFSNPFGASGIAVLISMTVMYVVTMFTSHPENKSKKISSEP; this is translated from the coding sequence ATGACTGATTCTATTACTATATATTCTTGGATATTTATGGCCCTTTTCATAGGGATGATGCTTGTTCTGGGTTGGGTTGGAATGAAAAAAACCAATACGGCTGATGATTTCGCCACAGCCCGTTCAAGTTATGGCCCTTTTACGATCGCGCTTGTGATCGCTGCGGGGATTTCGAGTGGTTCCACTTTTATGGGGATGCCTGGTCTTGCCTATGATATTGGAACACCTAGCTTGTGGTATCCATTACTTTACCCAATCGCAACAGTCATCGGAATGGTATTTGTCGCTAAAGTTATCAAAAAATACGGAGATAAATACGGTACGAGAACAATCCCGGAATTTATTGGTGAACGGTATCAAAGTGATTTTTTGCGCATAGCCTTAACGATCATTTCCATTTTATTAATTTTTTATGTCGTTTCGCAATTTGTAGCGGCTGCCACCATGTTCCAAACGATGATGGGTGTTGAATATGAGACGGGTCTCATTATCACAGGGGTTGTTCTTTCTATCTATGTGTTTATGGGTGGCTCACATTCGGACATTATGACGGATGCTATTCAAGGATTTTTAATGCTTGTTGTCGCTGTTGTCGTATTTTTTTCTTTCGTTGGCAGTGTAGGTGTCGATGGTGGCTTTGGTGATATGCTCTCAACCATTGATGAAGAAAAACCGCAAGGTGGATTCAATCAATTATTTTTGCCCGGAGATGATACCTACGGTTCCTTTTGGTTGGTTGCCCTGTTGTTTATCGCCCATCTTCCCTTTGCTATTCAACCACATTTAGGGAATAAATTTATGGCGGTAAAATCTGGCCGTGATCTTAAAAAACTTATCATGTATTGTACGGTCATCGCGACTATTCTTCCATTAATGGCACTTGGTGGTATGCATGGTATCGCGGTTATTGGCAGTGATGCTGGTATTAACCCGGATCAAATTATACCAGTCCTGTTTAGTGAAATTTTTCCGCCAGCCATAGCAGCTTTCTTTGCTGTAGCGGTGTTGTCTGCTGTCATGTCGACGTCGGATGGTCTAGTGGTTTCGATTACTCAACTGTTTGCCAATGATTTATATCGTAAAACGATCGTACCGAGGATTAAAATCACGAAAGAAAAGGCAGAGCGCAATGAACTTTTAATTAGCAGATACAGTACCTTTGTTGTTATTATTGCTGCAGTTATAGTTGGTTGGACACCACCAGAGTATTTGTCCATATTTATGTGGATTGGTATTGGTGGTATCATGTCCGCTACAGCCGGTCCAATCATCGTCGGAGCTCTATGGAAAAGATCAACGAAACAAGCCGCTGTATCTTCACTATTGGCGGGCAATATCGTATATTGGATTGTGTATTTGCCATTTGGTTTCGATTTTTCCAATCCATTCGGAGCTTCAGGCATCGCAGTATTGATCAGTATGACCGTAATGTACGTTGTTACCATGTTCACGTCTCATCCCGAGAATAAATCGAAAAAAATAAGTAGTGAACCTTAA
- a CDS encoding LacI family DNA-binding transcriptional regulator — protein sequence MRIHTEGVIMVSSKDVANRAGVSQSTVSRVLNEPDRVTESNLEKVRNAMKELNYRPNTIARSLVNKRTKTIALISGPIHNPFFVDTTTSIVNYANENGYKTNVFFANDEDNLSIYETVLSAQVDGMIISSIFMDDPIYEDLISLKTPYIMFNRKHNKGGDFVEIDNEKAGEVAANHLLELGHRSIGFIGGPLYASTFYGRHAGFMREMQRNKIPIDEHLIWETDTSEKGVKEAVLMMMGRKNKPTAIFASTDSIALFVIDILIELGYCIPEDISICGMDNIRISSHHSFKLTTIGLQSNTNLGRLGIEYLIDAIEGDQSSQKPVQITLDPILYQRNTTRKL from the coding sequence ATGCGTATTCACACAGAAGGAGTTATTATGGTTTCTTCAAAGGATGTAGCAAACAGAGCCGGTGTCTCTCAATCAACCGTTTCTCGCGTGTTAAATGAGCCTGACAGAGTGACAGAATCCAACCTGGAAAAGGTAAGGAATGCTATGAAGGAACTGAATTATCGTCCTAACACCATAGCGAGATCACTTGTTAACAAACGAACGAAAACGATTGCATTAATTTCCGGACCTATACACAATCCTTTTTTCGTTGATACAACGACCTCAATCGTTAATTACGCCAATGAAAATGGATACAAAACCAACGTCTTTTTTGCAAACGATGAAGACAACTTATCTATTTATGAAACGGTCCTGTCAGCACAAGTGGATGGCATGATCATATCTTCCATATTTATGGATGATCCGATTTACGAGGACTTAATATCTTTAAAAACCCCATATATTATGTTTAACAGAAAGCATAATAAAGGTGGGGATTTTGTTGAAATAGATAATGAAAAAGCAGGAGAGGTGGCTGCTAACCATTTATTGGAGTTAGGTCATCGAAGCATTGGTTTTATTGGGGGTCCGTTGTATGCATCTACCTTTTATGGTAGGCACGCCGGATTTATGAGAGAAATGCAAAGGAACAAAATTCCGATTGATGAGCACTTAATCTGGGAAACGGATACAAGTGAAAAAGGGGTCAAGGAAGCCGTTTTAATGATGATGGGCAGAAAAAATAAACCAACGGCTATATTTGCCAGCACAGATTCAATTGCTTTATTCGTAATCGACATTTTGATCGAATTAGGTTACTGCATCCCGGAAGATATTAGTATTTGTGGGATGGATAACATACGAATTTCAAGTCATCATTCCTTTAAACTGACAACGATTGGTCTACAGTCAAACACAAATTTAGGAAGGTTAGGGATTGAGTATCTAATCGATGCAATTGAGGGCGACCAATCGTCTCAAAAACCTGTGCAAATTACTTTAGACCCTATTTTGTATCAAAGAAACACCACTCGTAAATTATAA